A DNA window from Acidimicrobiia bacterium contains the following coding sequences:
- the rpiB gene encoding ribose 5-phosphate isomerase B — protein sequence MQPMPNAEEIRELVERIVDGLGPHGSADGIAAGDAAEESGAEHTTDHHAPAAPSSETVSPGAPGGRIAVGADHGGYALKERIAFKLKEAGYEVHDCGTQSMEPVDYPDLAHAVAGEVASGSSIYGIIVDGAGIGSAIVANKVPGVRAALCYDLSSARNSREHNHANVLTLGAGLIGEALAWQIVQEWLGTDWGPGRHARRVEKITDVERAYARPQ from the coding sequence ATGCAACCCATGCCGAATGCCGAGGAGATCCGCGAGCTCGTGGAGCGCATCGTGGACGGGCTCGGCCCGCATGGCTCGGCCGACGGGATCGCCGCCGGCGACGCAGCGGAGGAGTCCGGCGCCGAGCACACGACGGACCACCACGCCCCGGCTGCACCGAGCAGCGAGACGGTGTCCCCCGGCGCCCCGGGCGGGCGCATCGCCGTCGGAGCGGACCACGGGGGCTATGCCCTCAAGGAGCGCATCGCCTTCAAGCTCAAGGAAGCCGGATACGAGGTCCACGATTGCGGAACCCAGTCGATGGAGCCCGTCGACTACCCGGACCTGGCGCACGCGGTCGCCGGTGAGGTGGCGTCCGGATCGTCGATCTACGGGATCATCGTCGACGGGGCCGGGATCGGGTCCGCCATCGTGGCGAACAAGGTCCCGGGCGTGCGGGCGGCCCTGTGCTACGACCTGTCGTCCGCCCGCAACTCGCGCGAGCACAACCACGCCAACGTGCTCACCCTCGGCGCCGGGCTCATCGGCGAGGCCCTCGCCTGGCAGATCGTCCAGGAGTGGCTCGGCACCGACTGGGGGCCGGGCCGGCACGCCCGGCGGGTCGAGAAGATCACCGACGTCGAACGAGCCTATG